The DNA segment CCGGTCCCCGGTCGGCCGCACCCCCGCGCGCGGCACCTTCAACCGCCGCCCCCCAGCGGTTCCGGAGATGATGCGGGTCACGCCCCCGGCCCCCTGCAGGGTCCCGCCGCGAGCGTGCGAGTGGTGGGGGGCAGGGGGTCCTTCATGCTTTCTCCAAGTAGTCGGCGCGCTCGTCCATCGCCAGCGCGGCGACCGCGGCGGCCAGCTCGGGGTGGTCGGCGAGGCCGCCGCCGTTCTCCACCAGGGCGGTCGCCTCGGCCCGCGCCTCGGCGATCAACGTCTCGTCGTCGAGCAGCGAGAGGAGCTTCACGTTCGAGCGGCGGCCGGACTGCGCGGCGCCGAGCACGTCGCCCTCGCGCCGGGTCTCCAGGTCCAGCCGGGCCAGCTCGAACCCGTCGGTGGTGGCGGCGACCGCGGCCAGCCGCTGCCCGGTCGCCGACGAGCTGGACGCCTCGCTGACCAGCAGGCACAGCCCGGCGTGCTTGCCCCGGGCGACCCGGCCGCGCAGCTGGTGCAGCTGGCTGACGCCGAACCGGTCGGCGTCCATCACCACCATCACCGTGGCGTTGGGCACGTCGACACCCACCTCGACCACGGTGGTGGCGACCAGCACGTCGACCTCGCCGGCGGCGAAGGCCCGCATCCGGGCCTCCTTCTCCTCCGGGGGCATCCGGCCGTGCAGCACCTCGACCCGCAGCGCCGACAGCGGCCCCGAGCGCAGGCCTTCCGCGACGTCCAGCACGGCCAGCGGCGGGCGCCGGTCGCTGGTGCCGGCGTCGTCCGGTGGGGCGCCGTCGGCGTCGTCCGGCCCGTCGTCGTCCTTCGCCGACTCCTCCAGGTCACCGATCCGCGGGCAGACGACGTAGGCCTGCCGCCCGGCCGCGACCTCCTCCCGCACTCGGGCCCAGGCCCGTTCCAGCCAGGCCGGCTTGTCCCGCACCGGGACGACGGAGCTGGACACGCCGCCCCGGCCGGCGGGCAGCTGGCGCAGCGTGGAGGTCTCGAGGTCCCCGTAGACGGTCATCGCCACGGTGCGCGGGATCGGCGTGGCCGTCATCACCAGCACGTGCGGCGGGCGGGTGCCCTTGGCGCGCAGCGCGTCGCGCTGCTCGACGCCGAAGCGGTGCTGCTCGTCGACGACGACCAGACCGAGGTCGGCGAACTCGACGCCCTCCTGCAGCAGCGCGTGCGTGCCGACGACGATGCCGGCGCTGCCGTCGGCGACCGCGGCCCGCGCCTCCCGGCGGACGGCGGCCTTCTGCGACCCGGTGAGCAGCACCACCCGGGTGCCGGCCGGGTCGCCGTCCAGCTCCCCGGCCCGGGCCAGCGGGCCCAGGATCGCCGACAGGCTGCGGGCGTGCTGGGCGGCGAGCACCTCGGTGGGCGCCAGCAGCGCCGCCTGCCCGCCGGCGTCGACCACCTGGGCCATGGCGCGCAGCGCGACGACGGTCTTGCCCGAGCCGACCTCGCCCTGCAGCAGCCGGTTCATCGGCTGCACCCGGGCCAGCTCGGCGGCCAGCTCCTCGCCGACCTCCCGCTGCCCCTCGGTGAGGGAGAACGGCAGCGCGGCGTCGACGGCATCGAGCAGCCCGCCGCTGCGCCGCGGCCGCTCGATGCCGGGCTCCAGCGCGGCAGCGCGCCGCCGGGCGGCCAGCGTGCACTGCAGCACCAGCGCCTCGTCCCACTTCAGCCGCTCGTCGGCGAACTCGACCTGGGCCAGCGACTCGGGCCGGTGCTTGTAGACCAGCGCCGTGGCCAGCGACGGCAGGCCGTGCCGGTCGCGCACCGCCGCGGGGATGGGGTCGTCGAGCAGGGCCTCCAGCGAGTGCCGGTCGTCCAGCAGCATCTTCACCGACTTCTGGATCACCCAGCTGGAGACGTCCTTGCTGGCCGGGTAGAGCGGCACCAGGGCGCGGGCCCAGTCGTCGTCGTCCCCGGTGATGATGTGGCAGTCGGGGTGGCTGAACTGCTTGTCGCCCCGCCAGAGGCCCACGGTGCCGGCGAACAGACCCCATTCCCCGACGTCCAGGTGGGCGTGCCGGTTGTTGAAGAAGACCAG comes from the Modestobacter italicus genome and includes:
- the recG gene encoding ATP-dependent DNA helicase RecG; translated protein: MSMDTDLSRVLGPKTSKVMADQLQLRTVRDLLRHYPRRYARRGEMSRLDDLQVGDRVTVLAQVKSVSTRRMQQRRGTLTEVTVGDGAGSMRLVFFNNRHAHLDVGEWGLFAGTVGLWRGDKQFSHPDCHIITGDDDDWARALVPLYPASKDVSSWVIQKSVKMLLDDRHSLEALLDDPIPAAVRDRHGLPSLATALVYKHRPESLAQVEFADERLKWDEALVLQCTLAARRRAAALEPGIERPRRSGGLLDAVDAALPFSLTEGQREVGEELAAELARVQPMNRLLQGEVGSGKTVVALRAMAQVVDAGGQAALLAPTEVLAAQHARSLSAILGPLARAGELDGDPAGTRVVLLTGSQKAAVRREARAAVADGSAGIVVGTHALLQEGVEFADLGLVVVDEQHRFGVEQRDALRAKGTRPPHVLVMTATPIPRTVAMTVYGDLETSTLRQLPAGRGGVSSSVVPVRDKPAWLERAWARVREEVAAGRQAYVVCPRIGDLEESAKDDDGPDDADGAPPDDAGTSDRRPPLAVLDVAEGLRSGPLSALRVEVLHGRMPPEEKEARMRAFAAGEVDVLVATTVVEVGVDVPNATVMVVMDADRFGVSQLHQLRGRVARGKHAGLCLLVSEASSSSATGQRLAAVAATTDGFELARLDLETRREGDVLGAAQSGRRSNVKLLSLLDDETLIAEARAEATALVENGGGLADHPELAAAVAALAMDERADYLEKA